In Gulosibacter molinativorax, a single window of DNA contains:
- a CDS encoding SURF1 family cytochrome oxidase biogenesis protein: MLKTMVKPKWLALLVGALLVVVAFLLLGRWQLNAAFESSTTAVDSEAYEQVVPLGELIQPAQGVTDESVARAISVSGWLVPGDFGVVSNRVQDGETGWWVVGHLAVANDGVTEFQAQQPEVTEEFQASSDASSYPGLVVAVGWAPTESEALAAADSLAASTPTVDDTTEPVEFTGKLEALQEPTIDRDTDNPTAVNAMAVGQLINLWQEPAVSYYSGWGLLQEGVDLPAGLEPIHVVAIDDSFQLDLLNIFYAIEWLVFAGMAIFIWWRLVRDDYLAEQSQDPVADLAEEIRREKLRELAAERESGAAAASPTPASTPERN; this comes from the coding sequence TTGCTCAAGACCATGGTGAAGCCGAAATGGCTTGCCCTCCTTGTTGGTGCGCTCTTGGTGGTCGTCGCCTTTTTGCTGCTCGGGCGCTGGCAGCTCAACGCCGCATTTGAGTCGTCGACCACCGCAGTCGACAGCGAGGCGTACGAACAGGTTGTGCCGCTCGGCGAACTCATCCAGCCCGCGCAGGGCGTGACCGATGAATCGGTCGCGCGCGCGATCTCGGTGTCGGGCTGGCTCGTGCCGGGCGACTTCGGCGTCGTGTCGAACCGCGTGCAGGATGGGGAGACGGGCTGGTGGGTCGTCGGCCACCTCGCCGTCGCGAACGACGGCGTCACCGAGTTTCAGGCGCAGCAGCCGGAGGTGACCGAGGAGTTCCAGGCGAGCTCCGACGCATCCTCGTACCCCGGTCTCGTGGTGGCGGTGGGCTGGGCCCCGACGGAATCCGAAGCCCTCGCGGCCGCCGACTCACTGGCCGCATCCACCCCGACGGTTGACGATACAACCGAGCCGGTCGAGTTCACCGGCAAACTCGAGGCGCTGCAGGAGCCGACCATCGACCGGGATACGGACAATCCCACCGCGGTGAACGCAATGGCGGTCGGCCAGCTCATTAACCTGTGGCAGGAACCCGCGGTGAGCTACTACTCCGGCTGGGGCCTGCTTCAGGAGGGCGTCGACCTGCCCGCCGGCCTGGAGCCAATTCACGTGGTCGCGATTGACGACAGCTTCCAGCTCGACCTGCTCAATATCTTCTACGCCATCGAGTGGCTCGTGTTCGCCGGTATGGCGATCTTCATCTGGTGGCGGCTCGTGCGCGACGACTACCTCGCCGAGCAGTCGCAGGACCCGGTCGCCGACCTTGCCGAAGAGATTCGCCGAGAGAAGCTGCGCGAGCTAGCCGCCGAACGCGAATCGGGCGCTGCCGCAGCCAGCCCGACCCCCGCATCCACCCCCGAACGAAACTGA
- a CDS encoding DUF3817 domain-containing protein has translation MSRIPRPEEFPGIRARLRFYKITAWITGILLLALVVEMVLKYAFHLEIEMFGPFGFFALVQEGTVTAFNLSRWILIIHGWFYVVYLIAAYLVWLKMRWELIWLLAMAGGGVVPFLSFITESLMHKRAVRELDQAQQYWDEREAEDAKLAEVEGSLSDEQRAELDAEVDAEVRRRVEDQ, from the coding sequence ATGTCGAGAATCCCTCGCCCCGAAGAATTCCCCGGAATCCGCGCGCGGCTGCGCTTTTACAAGATCACCGCGTGGATCACCGGTATCTTGCTGCTCGCGCTCGTGGTCGAGATGGTGCTGAAGTACGCGTTCCACCTCGAAATCGAAATGTTCGGGCCGTTTGGCTTCTTCGCCCTTGTGCAGGAAGGCACCGTGACGGCGTTCAACCTGTCGCGCTGGATCCTGATCATTCACGGCTGGTTCTACGTCGTCTACCTGATCGCGGCCTACCTTGTGTGGCTCAAGATGCGGTGGGAGCTCATCTGGCTGCTCGCCATGGCGGGCGGTGGCGTCGTGCCGTTCCTGTCCTTCATCACCGAGTCCCTCATGCACAAGCGTGCGGTTCGCGAACTCGACCAGGCGCAGCAGTACTGGGATGAGCGCGAGGCCGAGGATGCGAAGCTCGCCGAGGTCGAGGGGTCGCTCAGCGACGAGCAGCGCGCCGAGCTTGATGCCGAGGTGGATGCGGAAGTGCGTCGCCGCGTCGAGGACCAGTAG